The following proteins are encoded in a genomic region of Pseudomonas sp. Os17:
- a CDS encoding cephalosporin hydroxylase family protein produces MTEHNVIQAFEQECQAQISAQGQDEKLKGLARDFFNESAAHKYSYHFSWMGRPIIQLPQDMMAMQEIIWRVKPDLVIECGIAHGGSIIYYASLLELQGHGEVLGIDLDIRPHNREAIEQHPMSKRIRMIEGSSIDPAIAEQVRAAAAGKKVILVLDSNHTHEHVLEELRLYAPLVSVDSYCVVMDTVVEDMPPEFFPDRPWGPGDNPKTAVWAYLEENRDFEIDYQMQNKLLITVAPDGYLRRVR; encoded by the coding sequence ATGACCGAGCACAACGTCATTCAAGCCTTTGAACAAGAATGCCAGGCGCAGATCAGCGCCCAGGGCCAGGATGAAAAGCTCAAGGGCCTGGCCCGCGATTTTTTCAATGAGTCCGCGGCGCACAAGTACAGCTATCACTTTTCCTGGATGGGCCGGCCGATCATCCAGCTGCCCCAGGACATGATGGCGATGCAGGAGATCATCTGGCGGGTCAAGCCGGACTTGGTGATCGAATGCGGCATCGCCCATGGCGGTTCGATCATCTACTACGCCTCGCTGCTGGAGCTGCAGGGCCATGGCGAAGTGCTGGGCATCGACCTGGATATCCGCCCGCACAACCGCGAAGCCATCGAGCAGCATCCGATGAGCAAGCGCATCCGCATGATCGAAGGTTCGAGCATCGATCCGGCCATTGCCGAGCAGGTGCGGGCCGCGGCGGCGGGCAAGAAGGTGATCCTGGTCCTGGACTCCAACCACACCCACGAGCACGTGCTCGAAGAGCTGCGCCTGTATGCGCCGCTGGTGTCGGTCGACAGCTACTGCGTGGTCATGGACACCGTGGTCGAGGACATGCCGCCGGAGTTCTTCCCGGACCGTCCGTGGGGCCCGGGCGACAACCCGAAAACCGCGGTCTGGGCCTATCTGGAGGAGAACCGCGATTTCGAGATCGACTACCAGATGCAGAACAAGTTGCTGATCACCGTGGCACCGGACGGTTACCTGCGTCGGGTTCGTTAA
- the rfbF gene encoding glucose-1-phosphate cytidylyltransferase — protein sequence MKAVILAGGLGTRISEESHLKPKPMIEIGGKPILWHIMKQYSAHGIHDFVICLGYKGYAIKDFFANYFLHTSDVTFDMRNNRMDVHQNYSEPWSVTLIDTGEETMTGGRLRRAGRYLQDEEAFCFTYGDGVSDLNIGALVDFHQAHGKLATVTAVQPPGRYGALDRKGDQVLGFTEKPRGDGGWINGGFFVLSPKVLSYIDGDSTTWEAEPLIQLAKDHQLSAYEHSGFWQSMDTLRDKNHLEQLWQSGEAPWKQWD from the coding sequence ATGAAGGCCGTAATTCTGGCAGGTGGACTGGGAACGCGAATCAGCGAAGAGTCCCACCTCAAGCCCAAGCCCATGATCGAGATCGGTGGCAAGCCAATTCTTTGGCACATCATGAAGCAGTATTCCGCCCACGGGATTCATGACTTCGTGATTTGCCTGGGCTACAAGGGCTACGCGATCAAGGACTTCTTTGCCAACTACTTCCTGCACACCTCGGATGTGACCTTCGACATGCGCAACAACCGCATGGACGTGCATCAGAACTACAGCGAGCCCTGGAGCGTGACGCTGATCGACACCGGCGAGGAAACCATGACTGGTGGGCGCCTGCGCCGTGCCGGGCGCTATCTGCAGGATGAAGAGGCGTTCTGCTTTACCTACGGCGATGGTGTGTCAGACCTGAACATCGGCGCCCTGGTGGATTTTCACCAGGCCCACGGCAAGCTGGCCACCGTGACCGCGGTGCAGCCGCCAGGCCGCTATGGCGCCCTGGATCGCAAGGGCGATCAGGTCCTGGGGTTCACTGAGAAACCCCGTGGCGACGGCGGCTGGATCAACGGCGGGTTCTTCGTGTTGTCGCCCAAGGTGCTGTCTTACATCGATGGCGACAGCACCACCTGGGAAGCCGAGCCGCTGATCCAGTTGGCCAAGGATCATCAGCTGAGTGCCTACGAGCACTCGGGTTTCTGGCAGTCCATGGACACCCTGCGCGACAAGAACCATCTGGAACAGCTCTGGCAAAGCGGGGAGGCCCCGTGGAAGCAGTGGGACTGA
- the pseC gene encoding UDP-4-amino-4,6-dideoxy-N-acetyl-beta-L-altrosamine transaminase has protein sequence MMPYRIPYGCQSINQADIDAVVQVLQSPWLTQGPTVERFERALADYCQAGHAVAVCNATAALHIACLAAGLGQGDVLWTSPNTFVASANCARYCGAQVDFVDIDPHTWNMDADLLAQKLENAERNGTLPKVVVAVAFAGQSANLRVIAQLADRYGFVLIEDAAHAVGASYLGRPVGSGAHATMTIFSFHPVKIITSAEGGMVLTNRPELAERLRRLRSHGISSDPALMQVPEKGLWYYQQLELGFNYRMTDLHAALGLSQMARLDEFVARRRELAARYQVLLADLPLTLPVAQEGADSAWHLYVVRLDLSRIQLTQKQVFEQLRAAGLGVNLHYIPVHLQPYYQEQGFAEGDFPEAERYFLEALSLPLFPELTDELQDEVVAHLQRILE, from the coding sequence ATGATGCCCTACCGGATTCCCTATGGTTGCCAGAGCATCAATCAGGCTGACATCGATGCAGTGGTGCAGGTGCTCCAGTCTCCCTGGCTGACCCAGGGGCCGACTGTCGAGCGTTTTGAGCGGGCTCTGGCCGATTACTGCCAGGCAGGGCACGCCGTTGCGGTGTGCAATGCCACGGCCGCGCTGCATATCGCCTGCCTGGCGGCGGGGCTGGGACAGGGCGATGTTCTCTGGACCAGCCCCAATACCTTTGTCGCCTCGGCTAATTGCGCGCGTTACTGTGGCGCGCAAGTGGACTTTGTCGACATCGATCCGCATACCTGGAACATGGATGCGGATCTGTTGGCGCAAAAGCTCGAGAACGCCGAACGTAATGGCACTTTGCCGAAGGTGGTGGTGGCTGTCGCGTTTGCCGGGCAGAGTGCCAATTTGCGGGTTATCGCCCAGCTTGCCGATCGTTATGGCTTTGTCTTGATCGAAGATGCGGCGCACGCCGTGGGGGCTTCGTATCTGGGGCGTCCCGTGGGCTCCGGAGCCCATGCGACGATGACTATCTTCAGTTTTCACCCGGTGAAGATCATCACCAGCGCCGAAGGCGGGATGGTGCTGACCAACAGGCCGGAGTTGGCTGAGCGCCTGCGACGCTTGCGCAGTCATGGCATCAGCAGTGATCCGGCGCTGATGCAGGTCCCGGAAAAGGGCCTGTGGTATTACCAGCAGCTTGAGCTGGGATTCAACTACCGGATGACCGATCTGCACGCGGCGCTCGGACTCTCGCAGATGGCCAGGCTCGACGAGTTCGTGGCCCGGCGTCGTGAGCTGGCGGCACGCTATCAAGTGCTGTTGGCCGACTTGCCACTGACCTTGCCGGTGGCGCAGGAAGGTGCCGACTCTGCCTGGCATCTGTATGTGGTGCGCCTGGATCTGAGTCGTATCCAGCTGACACAGAAGCAGGTATTCGAGCAGTTGCGTGCAGCGGGCCTGGGGGTGAATCTGCACTACATCCCGGTGCACCTGCAGCCGTATTACCAGGAGCAAGGTTTTGCCGAGGGAGATTTCCCTGAGGCAGAACGCTATTTCCTCGAAGCCCTTAGTCTGCCCCTGTTCCCCGAATTGACCGATGAGCTGCAGGATGAAGTGGTGGCGCACCTGCAACGGATTCTGGAGTGA
- a CDS encoding class I SAM-dependent methyltransferase: MNCRGCGACLSLPLIDLGTSPPSNAYLRAGQLDQAEQWVPLKVQVCQQCWLVQTEDYTRADHLFDADYAYFSSFSSTWLQHARDYVAQMVERFGLDAQSRVVEVAANDGYLLQYVAQRDIPCLGVEPTRSTAQAARDKGLLIRESFFGRDTAAQLLAEGWAADLMAANNVLAHVPDINDFLCGFAALLKPTGVATFEFPQLLTLMAGQQFDTLYHEHYSYLSLTAVQGLCQRNGLEIFDVETLSTHGGSLRVFVQRVDGQRRPVLDSVARQLRLEQQAGVNTPGYYQTLAPAAERIKHELLRFLLQAKAEGKRVVGYGAAAKGNTLLNYAGVKPDLLAWVADASPHKQGKYLPGSRIPVVAPERIDQERPDYVLVLPWNLLDEVSEQLAQVRQWGGRFVIAVPELKLL, encoded by the coding sequence ATGAATTGCCGCGGTTGTGGCGCATGCCTGAGCCTGCCTCTGATCGACCTGGGCACCTCGCCGCCGTCCAACGCCTATCTGCGTGCCGGGCAGTTGGATCAGGCCGAGCAATGGGTGCCGCTCAAGGTCCAGGTGTGCCAGCAATGCTGGCTGGTGCAGACCGAGGACTACACCCGCGCCGACCACCTGTTCGACGCCGACTACGCCTATTTCAGCTCGTTTTCCAGCACCTGGCTGCAGCATGCCCGGGACTACGTGGCGCAGATGGTCGAGCGTTTCGGCCTGGATGCCCAGAGCCGGGTAGTGGAGGTGGCGGCGAATGATGGCTACTTGTTGCAGTACGTGGCCCAGCGTGACATCCCTTGCCTTGGGGTCGAGCCGACTCGCAGTACCGCCCAGGCGGCGCGGGACAAGGGGCTGCTGATCCGTGAGTCGTTCTTCGGCCGCGATACCGCCGCGCAGTTGCTGGCGGAGGGTTGGGCCGCCGACCTGATGGCGGCCAACAATGTGCTGGCCCATGTGCCGGACATCAACGACTTCCTCTGTGGTTTTGCCGCCTTGCTCAAGCCCACGGGCGTGGCGACTTTCGAGTTCCCCCAACTGCTGACCCTGATGGCCGGGCAGCAGTTCGATACCCTGTACCACGAGCACTATTCCTACCTGTCGCTGACCGCGGTCCAGGGTCTGTGCCAGCGCAACGGCCTGGAAATCTTCGATGTCGAAACCCTGTCGACCCATGGCGGTTCGCTGCGGGTGTTCGTGCAGCGTGTCGATGGCCAGCGCCGTCCCGTACTGGACAGCGTGGCGCGTCAGTTGCGGCTGGAACAGCAGGCCGGGGTGAACACACCCGGGTACTACCAGACCCTGGCGCCGGCCGCCGAGCGGATCAAGCACGAGCTGCTGCGCTTCCTGCTCCAGGCCAAGGCCGAAGGCAAGCGCGTGGTGGGTTATGGCGCGGCGGCCAAGGGCAATACCTTGCTCAATTACGCCGGGGTCAAGCCCGACCTGTTGGCCTGGGTTGCCGATGCCAGCCCGCACAAGCAGGGCAAGTACCTGCCGGGCAGCCGGATCCCGGTGGTCGCGCCCGAGCGCATCGATCAGGAGCGTCCGGACTATGTGCTGGTACTGCCGTGGAACCTGCTGGACGAAGTCAGCGAGCAATTGGCCCAGGTACGGCAATGGGGCGGGCGCTTCGTGATCGCGGTGCCCGAGTTGAAGCTGCTGTGA
- the rfbG gene encoding CDP-glucose 4,6-dehydratase, giving the protein MEAVGLSPEFWRGKRVLLTGHTGFKGSWLSLWLQSLGAEVSGFALDPGTEPSLFELARVAEGIDDHRGDLRDLGSLLELIAQVEPEIVLHLAAQPLVREAYRDPLGTYSSNVMGTLNLLEAIRQVGGVRACVLVTTDKVYANQEWLWPYRENEPLGGHDPYSSSKACCELLAQSYASSFFAAERYAEHGLALATARAGNVLGGGDFAPERLIPDVLRAWSADEPVTLRFPQAVRPWQHALEPLAGYLQLAAGLYEQGPQYAGAWNFGPGEQDMCSVGDVVGLLARHWPEAPGLRIEPSELHEAGLLRLDSSRARQLLGWMPRWTLEQCLVQTLDWHLAWKSGADMRAVTLGQLNLYRGAL; this is encoded by the coding sequence GTGGAAGCAGTGGGACTGAGTCCGGAGTTCTGGCGCGGCAAGCGGGTCCTGCTGACCGGCCATACCGGCTTCAAGGGCAGTTGGCTGAGCCTGTGGCTGCAAAGCCTGGGCGCAGAGGTCAGCGGTTTCGCCCTGGATCCGGGGACCGAGCCAAGCCTGTTCGAGCTGGCCCGGGTGGCCGAGGGGATTGACGATCATCGTGGCGACCTGCGGGACCTGGGCAGCCTGCTGGAGCTGATCGCCCAGGTCGAGCCGGAAATCGTCCTGCACCTGGCGGCCCAGCCCCTGGTGCGCGAGGCTTACCGTGATCCGCTGGGGACCTACTCAAGCAACGTCATGGGCACCCTCAACCTGTTGGAAGCGATCCGTCAGGTCGGTGGGGTGCGCGCCTGCGTCCTGGTGACTACCGACAAGGTCTACGCCAATCAGGAATGGCTGTGGCCCTACCGGGAAAACGAACCCCTGGGTGGTCATGATCCCTACAGCAGCAGCAAGGCCTGTTGCGAGCTGCTGGCCCAGTCCTATGCCTCCTCGTTCTTTGCCGCCGAGCGTTACGCCGAGCACGGCCTGGCCCTGGCCACGGCCCGCGCCGGCAATGTGCTGGGCGGGGGCGACTTCGCGCCCGAGCGGCTGATTCCCGATGTGCTCAGGGCCTGGTCCGCCGATGAACCTGTAACCCTGCGCTTCCCCCAGGCGGTGCGCCCCTGGCAGCACGCCCTGGAGCCGTTGGCCGGCTACCTGCAGCTGGCGGCTGGTTTGTATGAGCAAGGTCCGCAATACGCGGGGGCATGGAACTTCGGTCCCGGCGAGCAAGACATGTGCAGCGTCGGTGACGTGGTGGGGCTGCTGGCCCGGCACTGGCCCGAAGCCCCGGGGCTGCGGATCGAGCCCAGCGAGTTGCACGAAGCCGGTCTGTTGCGCCTGGACAGCAGTCGTGCGCGACAGCTGTTGGGCTGGATGCCCCGCTGGACCCTGGAGCAATGCCTGGTGCAAACCCTGGACTGGCACCTGGCCTGGAAAAGCGGAGCGGACATGCGCGCCGTGACCCTCGGGCAGTTGAACCTGTATCGGGGGGCGCTGTGA
- a CDS encoding TIGR00180 family glycosyltransferase — MWVGDKAMNDKAPLSERFTLVLLSHNRKAFMRRTLQYYSTYPCSILVLDSSLEADESLSQLYPRVDYRHLPQFGYKGLQDKLTYGMSLVTTPYMAFAADDDFLLHDALTSSLEFLEAHPDYGLCHGYGMMYLARASETNYYRRDRRVMEDYGADDAQDRVMNFMGHFLPPFYAVTRTDLLRQWYELLPPGVSFEWQEIGHSFFLLACAKARILPIPFAVREANYGASEHNTNVLTVLTYKDAQSVAQREAFAEFLASLPTGFSDRDPEQVKQIALDSFTAMADCLLSGRSLKGTAIFRSAWVEVGAEPVRSFGPEQFVEMPFYNQPMFDLLTELEFLMHAMPTGRLQLKELEGVLLRQEELMRVHPNDTPQSLRARLWEALTLNLFNREVVKRLAESMQDSEEPEEARKLQAWAERLASVPGVDSRALFDATESGRLLKWLEARTPEPAQLSAIAAHLARHAGGPQVQILLLDLDADLVKLQATLDSLLAGHYKAFKLVVFTTGELPATTTAQDTLHFIKVTENNYVERINQAMAQSRADWVLLAEAGDQFTASGLLRASLELLGAEGIRAVAMDEIQRRADATLTSVFRPGVNLDQLQGTPALMARHWLLDRETVLRAGGFSRELKQALELDLLLRLIQDGGLAGLAHLAEPLLICQAPGDKAETEERQVLTRHLAARGYRAQVGSAQPGTYQIEYQHAERPLVSIILPSQDNFAELQRCLVSVLQRTRYQRYEVLIAENHSQSAELDSWLTSLEGRGERIRVLRSDRRLSASALFNMACREARGEYLVLLSAEGEVVNANWIESLLNQAQRPEVGIVGAKLVNERGMTTQAGLILGFDGHLGAAFAGEAKDAAGYMNSLWVEKNYSAVSGACLMIAKALFEAVGGLDEEHFDQAFADVDLCLKVADAGYLTVLTPQAQVQHPGTLPQHPQAAAALQDKWAARFAQDSAYNQNLALSGKGFVLVAAAPVDWLQIFSH; from the coding sequence ATGTGGGTTGGAGACAAAGCAATGAATGACAAAGCACCCCTGAGTGAGCGTTTCACCCTTGTGCTGCTGTCCCACAACCGCAAAGCGTTCATGCGGCGCACCTTGCAGTATTACAGCACCTATCCGTGCTCGATCCTGGTACTGGATTCGTCGCTGGAGGCGGACGAGTCGCTGTCGCAACTCTACCCTCGGGTCGACTACCGGCATCTGCCGCAGTTCGGCTACAAGGGCTTGCAGGACAAGCTGACCTACGGCATGAGCCTGGTGACTACGCCCTACATGGCGTTCGCTGCTGATGACGATTTTCTCCTCCATGATGCGCTGACCAGCTCCCTGGAGTTTCTTGAGGCCCATCCCGACTACGGACTGTGCCACGGCTACGGGATGATGTACCTGGCCCGGGCTTCGGAAACCAATTACTACCGCCGTGATCGCCGGGTCATGGAGGACTATGGCGCCGATGATGCCCAGGACCGGGTGATGAATTTCATGGGGCATTTCCTGCCGCCGTTCTATGCGGTGACCCGCACCGACCTGCTGCGCCAGTGGTATGAGCTGTTGCCACCGGGGGTGAGTTTCGAATGGCAGGAAATCGGTCACTCCTTCTTCCTGCTGGCTTGTGCCAAGGCGCGGATCCTGCCGATTCCGTTTGCCGTGCGCGAGGCCAACTACGGGGCCTCGGAGCACAACACCAATGTGCTGACGGTGCTGACCTACAAGGACGCGCAATCGGTGGCCCAGCGTGAGGCGTTCGCCGAATTCCTCGCCTCGCTGCCCACCGGTTTCAGTGACCGGGACCCCGAGCAGGTGAAGCAGATCGCCCTGGACAGTTTCACCGCCATGGCCGACTGCCTGCTCAGCGGACGCTCCCTCAAGGGGACGGCGATCTTTCGTTCGGCCTGGGTCGAGGTTGGAGCCGAGCCGGTACGCTCCTTCGGTCCCGAGCAGTTCGTCGAGATGCCGTTCTACAACCAGCCGATGTTCGATCTGCTGACTGAGTTGGAATTCCTCATGCACGCCATGCCCACCGGGCGCCTGCAGCTCAAGGAGCTGGAGGGCGTGTTGCTGCGTCAGGAAGAGTTGATGCGGGTCCATCCCAATGACACGCCGCAAAGCCTGCGCGCCCGGTTGTGGGAAGCGCTGACCCTGAACCTGTTCAACCGCGAGGTGGTCAAGCGCCTGGCGGAGTCGATGCAGGACAGCGAAGAGCCCGAGGAGGCGCGCAAGCTGCAGGCCTGGGCCGAGCGCCTGGCGTCGGTGCCAGGGGTAGACAGTCGTGCCCTGTTCGACGCGACCGAGTCGGGACGCTTGCTCAAATGGCTCGAGGCCCGTACTCCGGAGCCGGCACAACTGAGTGCCATCGCTGCGCACCTGGCGCGTCATGCCGGAGGCCCGCAGGTGCAGATCCTGTTGCTGGACCTGGACGCTGATCTGGTCAAGTTGCAGGCTACGCTCGACAGTCTGCTGGCCGGCCATTACAAGGCGTTCAAACTGGTGGTGTTCACCACGGGCGAGCTGCCGGCCACCACCACGGCCCAGGACACCTTGCACTTCATCAAAGTCACGGAAAACAACTACGTCGAGCGCATCAATCAGGCCATGGCCCAGTCTCGCGCCGACTGGGTGTTGTTGGCCGAGGCCGGTGATCAGTTCACCGCCAGCGGCCTGCTGCGGGCGAGCCTGGAGTTGCTCGGCGCCGAAGGTATTCGGGCTGTGGCCATGGACGAGATCCAGCGCCGTGCCGATGCCACCTTGACTTCAGTGTTCCGCCCCGGGGTCAACCTCGATCAATTGCAAGGCACGCCGGCGCTGATGGCCCGGCATTGGCTGCTGGACCGCGAGACGGTGCTGCGGGCCGGTGGTTTCTCCCGAGAACTCAAACAGGCGCTGGAGCTGGACCTGCTGCTGCGCCTGATCCAGGACGGCGGTCTGGCCGGCCTGGCCCACCTGGCCGAGCCATTGTTGATTTGTCAGGCCCCTGGGGACAAGGCAGAGACCGAAGAGCGGCAGGTGCTGACCCGGCACCTGGCCGCACGAGGTTATCGCGCTCAGGTTGGCTCAGCGCAGCCGGGCACTTACCAGATCGAGTATCAGCACGCCGAGCGACCGCTGGTATCGATCATTCTGCCCAGCCAGGACAATTTCGCCGAGTTGCAACGCTGCCTGGTCAGCGTCCTGCAGCGCACCCGCTACCAGCGCTATGAAGTGCTGATCGCCGAAAACCACAGTCAGAGTGCCGAGCTCGACAGTTGGCTGACCAGCCTTGAAGGCCGCGGCGAGCGTATTCGTGTGTTGCGCAGCGACCGGCGCCTGAGCGCTTCGGCCTTGTTCAACATGGCTTGCCGGGAAGCACGGGGCGAGTACCTGGTGCTGCTCTCGGCCGAGGGTGAAGTGGTCAACGCCAACTGGATCGAGAGTCTGCTCAACCAGGCCCAGCGTCCGGAAGTCGGGATTGTCGGCGCCAAGCTGGTGAACGAGAGGGGCATGACCACTCAGGCCGGCCTGATCCTGGGCTTCGACGGCCACCTGGGCGCCGCCTTCGCCGGCGAGGCCAAGGACGCGGCGGGCTACATGAACAGCCTGTGGGTGGAGAAGAACTACTCGGCGGTGTCCGGTGCCTGCCTGATGATCGCCAAGGCGCTGTTCGAGGCGGTGGGCGGACTGGACGAAGAGCATTTCGACCAAGCCTTCGCCGATGTCGACCTGTGCCTGAAAGTCGCCGATGCCGGTTACCTCACGGTGCTGACGCCCCAGGCCCAGGTGCAGCATCCGGGGACTTTGCCGCAACACCCGCAGGCGGCCGCGGCGCTGCAAGACAAATGGGCGGCGCGCTTTGCCCAGGATAGTGCCTATAACCAGAACCTGGCGTTGAGCGGCAAGGGCTTTGTCCTGGTTGCAGCGGCACCTGTAGATTGGCTGCAGATATTTTCCCATTGA
- a CDS encoding class I SAM-dependent methyltransferase, whose product MAHELYRVADLPVLQNRTFADAQSARASASADIVLVQDLQSGLIFNQAFDADKLSYDSDYQNEQAHSAQFQQHLMDVEGIIARHFKGRELIEVGCGKGYFLELLRSEGYAITGIDPAYEGTNPEVIKAPFTRGLGLAAEAIVLRHVLEHIADPLAFLAEIADANQGGQIYIEVPCFDWILEHRAWFDVFYEHVNYFRLQDLQRMFGTVHEAGHLFGGQYLYVVADLGSLQSALPAPLQPLRMPADFTASIECAKRIIQSAPHTAAGIWGASSKGVIYSLFLQRAGVAVDQVVDINPAKQGRYLPLSGMRVSSPQEAMEALPAGANLFVMNSNYLEEIKRMTDGRYVYHAVDSASFS is encoded by the coding sequence ATGGCGCATGAGTTGTATCGGGTCGCCGATTTGCCGGTGCTGCAGAACCGCACCTTCGCCGATGCCCAGAGTGCCCGTGCCTCGGCGTCTGCGGATATCGTGCTGGTGCAGGACCTGCAGAGCGGGCTGATCTTCAATCAGGCCTTCGATGCCGACAAGCTCAGCTACGACAGCGACTATCAGAACGAGCAGGCTCACTCGGCGCAGTTCCAGCAGCACCTGATGGACGTGGAGGGCATCATCGCCCGCCACTTCAAGGGGCGTGAGCTGATCGAGGTCGGTTGCGGCAAGGGCTATTTCCTCGAGCTGCTGCGCAGCGAGGGCTATGCCATCACCGGCATCGACCCGGCCTATGAGGGGACCAATCCCGAGGTGATCAAGGCGCCGTTCACCCGTGGCCTGGGGCTGGCGGCCGAGGCCATCGTGCTGCGTCATGTGCTGGAGCATATTGCCGACCCGCTGGCCTTTCTGGCAGAGATTGCCGATGCCAACCAGGGTGGGCAGATCTACATCGAAGTGCCGTGTTTCGACTGGATCCTTGAGCATCGCGCCTGGTTCGATGTGTTCTATGAGCACGTCAATTACTTCCGTCTCCAAGACCTGCAGCGCATGTTCGGCACAGTGCATGAAGCCGGGCATCTGTTTGGCGGCCAGTACCTGTACGTGGTGGCGGACCTGGGCAGCTTGCAGTCGGCGTTGCCGGCGCCGCTGCAGCCGTTGCGGATGCCGGCGGATTTCACCGCCAGCATCGAGTGTGCCAAGCGCATCATCCAGTCGGCGCCGCACACCGCCGCCGGGATCTGGGGCGCCTCTTCCAAGGGCGTGATCTATTCGCTGTTCCTGCAGCGTGCCGGTGTCGCAGTGGATCAGGTCGTCGATATCAACCCGGCCAAACAGGGCCGCTACCTGCCGCTCAGCGGCATGCGCGTGTCCTCGCCCCAGGAAGCCATGGAGGCTCTGCCGGCGGGCGCCAACCTGTTCGTGATGAATTCCAACTACCTCGAAGAAATCAAGCGCATGACCGACGGCCGTTACGTCTATCACGCCGTCGATAGCGCTTCGTTCAGCTAA
- a CDS encoding NAD-dependent epimerase/dehydratase family protein — MTVLVTGATGFVGRHLVAALLARGCRVRALARDADKARQLPWFDAVEFRALDVHAPQLDVAALVEGVDALAHLAWPGLPNYQALFHLEHNLMADYRFIKAVVEAGVSQVLVTGTCFEYGMQSGPLGEEIEARPSNPYGLAKHSLHLFLQALQQQLPFSLQWARLFYLHGPGQNPKSLLAALDRAIDAGDEVFNMSGGEQLRDYLAIEAAAGHLAALLDQRGFSGVVNCSSGRPVSVRSLVEQRIAQRGAAIRLNLGHYPYPDYEPMAFWGLNQRLLHITGAEHGA; from the coding sequence ATGACGGTGCTGGTCACCGGCGCCACCGGCTTTGTCGGTCGGCATCTGGTCGCGGCCTTGCTGGCCCGGGGATGCCGCGTGCGTGCGCTGGCGCGGGATGCGGACAAGGCGCGGCAGTTGCCCTGGTTCGACGCGGTGGAGTTTCGCGCCCTGGACGTGCACGCCCCGCAGCTCGATGTCGCGGCCTTGGTGGAAGGCGTCGATGCCTTGGCCCATCTGGCCTGGCCGGGGCTGCCCAACTATCAGGCACTGTTTCATCTGGAACACAACCTGATGGCCGACTACCGCTTTATCAAGGCCGTGGTCGAGGCCGGGGTGAGCCAGGTGCTGGTCACCGGCACCTGCTTCGAGTACGGCATGCAGAGCGGGCCGCTGGGTGAAGAGATCGAGGCGCGCCCGAGCAATCCCTACGGTTTGGCCAAGCACAGCCTGCACCTGTTTCTGCAAGCCCTGCAGCAGCAGCTGCCCTTCAGTTTGCAGTGGGCACGGCTGTTCTACCTGCATGGCCCGGGGCAGAACCCCAAGAGCCTGCTGGCGGCGCTGGACCGAGCGATCGATGCCGGTGACGAGGTTTTCAATATGTCCGGCGGCGAACAACTGCGGGACTACCTGGCCATCGAGGCCGCCGCCGGCCACCTGGCGGCGCTGCTCGACCAGCGCGGATTTTCCGGAGTGGTCAATTGCTCCAGTGGTCGGCCGGTATCCGTGCGCTCCCTGGTGGAGCAGCGTATCGCTCAGCGCGGTGCGGCGATCCGCCTGAACCTGGGGCATTACCCGTACCCGGACTACGAACCCATGGCGTTCTGGGGCTTGAACCAGCGCCTGCTGCACATAACAGGAGCCGAACATGGCGCATGA
- a CDS encoding dTDP-4-dehydrorhamnose 3,5-epimerase family protein: MSEFQVLALPLAGLFEVRHKRFEDQRGHFSRLFCEGSLSAFGQPFHIRQINHSCTRERGSVRGLHYQTAARPEAKLITCLRGEVWDVAVDLRPESPTFLHWHAEHLRGGDGRSLLLPAGFAHGFQTLSEDAELLYLHSADYAPEHEAGLSVLDPRLAINWPLPVNNLSTRDASHPLLDAAFAGVSL, translated from the coding sequence GTGAGCGAGTTCCAGGTGCTGGCGCTGCCCTTGGCCGGGTTGTTTGAGGTGCGCCACAAACGTTTCGAGGATCAGCGCGGACATTTTTCCCGATTGTTCTGCGAGGGCAGCCTGAGTGCCTTTGGCCAGCCTTTCCATATCCGTCAGATCAACCATTCCTGCACCCGCGAGCGCGGCAGCGTGCGCGGTCTGCACTACCAGACCGCGGCCCGACCCGAAGCCAAGCTCATCACTTGCCTGCGCGGTGAGGTCTGGGACGTGGCAGTGGACCTGCGCCCCGAGTCGCCGACCTTTCTGCATTGGCATGCCGAGCACCTGCGCGGCGGCGACGGCCGCAGCCTGTTGTTGCCGGCAGGCTTCGCCCATGGTTTCCAGACCCTGAGCGAGGATGCCGAACTGCTCTATCTGCACAGCGCCGACTACGCCCCGGAGCACGAGGCCGGGTTGTCGGTGCTGGACCCGCGCCTGGCGATCAACTGGCCGCTGCCTGTCAATAATCTGTCGACCCGGGATGCCAGCCACCCCTTGCTCGATGCCGCTTTCGCTGGAGTGAGTCTATGA